One Brassica napus cultivar Da-Ae chromosome C4, Da-Ae, whole genome shotgun sequence genomic region harbors:
- the LOC125586182 gene encoding uncharacterized protein LOC125586182, which produces MADELDRRLDAAVNEAFDEYFEEIYNNIVENRTAKKKKRAYVERNREAGHNRPWNDYFSEDPTFPPHLFRRRFRMNKEVFMRIVDTLSANVSFFQQRRDAVGRLGLSTLQKCTTAIRMLAYGSAADAVDEYLRLGESTSLSCLTNFTEGVIQLFGDEYIRRPTPEDLQRLLDIGEVRGFLGMIGSIDCTLNDINVLDRSPVFDDIYQGRAPRVTYMANGHQYDLAYYLTDGSR; this is translated from the exons ATGGCAGATGAACTCGACCGAAGACTCGATGCGGCTGTCAATGAGGCTTTTGATgaatattttgaagaaatataCAACAACATTGTGGAGAATCGAActgcaaaaaagaagaaacgtGCATATGTCGAAAGAAACCGAGAAGCGGGCCACAACCGTCCATGGAATGACTACTTCAGTGAAGATCCGACATTTCCGCCTCATTTATTCAGACGCCGTTTCCGTATGAACAAGGAAGTATTCATGCGTATTGTCGACACCCTCTCAGCAAATGTTTCATTctttcaacaaagaagagatgcaGTCGGAAGGTTAGGTCTATCAACACTGCAAAAGTGTACGACAGCTATTCGTATGCTTGCTTACGGCTCTGCAGCTGACGCcgttgacgaatatctccgacttggtgaaagCACATCACTTTCATGTTTAACCAATTTCACAGAAGGCGTAATACAGttatttggagatgagtatATACGAAGACCCACTCcagaggatcttcaacgactactcgatattggagaggtaCGCGGATTTCtggggatgataggaagcatcgatt gtaccttaaacgatattaacgtcCTTGATCggtcacctgtttttgatgacatttacCAGGGTCGAGCTCCAAGGGTAACGTACATGGCCAACGGACACCAGTATGATTTGGCTTACTACCTCACGgacg GTTCGAGATAG
- the LOC106381106 gene encoding osmotin-like protein: MDKDALMHSSIHIYTSQSHVHLQATQYQKHKYTMAKTSLPLAASFLLLLISSAAAAEAGRLFLTVVNHCPFTVWPAIQPNAGHPVLEKGGFALPTNTHRSFFPPSTHWSGRIWGRTGCSHYNGKFSCVTGDCGHRLECNGLGGATPASLAQFDLHHGGHQDLSSYGVSLVDGFNVPMTVTPHEGRGVCPVVGCREDLLKTCPAHLQLRSHGGHVVACKSGCEAFRTDELCCRNHYNSPQTCRASSHSLFFKHACPSTMTFAHDSPSLMHDCSSPRELKVIFCH; encoded by the coding sequence atggataaagatgctcttatgCACAGCTCTATACATATATACACGTCGCAAAGTCACGTTCACCTACAGGCTACACAataccaaaaacataaatacacAATGGCTAAAACCTCTCTTCCTCTCGCCGCTTCCTTCCTCCTACTGCTCATCTCCTCCGCTGCTGCTGCTGAAGCCGGCCGTCTCTTCCTCACCGTCGTCAACCACTGTCCCTTCACCGTCTGGCCAGCCATTCAGCCCAACGCTGGCCACCCCGTCCTTGAAAAAGGTGGCTTCGCTCTCCCAACCAACACCCACCGCTCCTTTTTCCCACCATCTACCCACTGGTCCGGTCGCATATGGGGCCGAACCGGCTGCTCCCACTACAACGGCAAGTTCTCTTGTGTCACCGGAGACTGCGGTCACCGTCTCGAATGTAACGGTCTCGGGGGCGCAACTCCTGCTTCTCTCGCTCAGTTCGATCTCCACCACGGTGGACACCAAGATTTATCCTCCTACGGTGTCTCTCTCGTCGACGGTTTCAACGTTCCGATGACTGTGACTCCTCACGAAGGCCGTGGTGTTTGTCCCGTCGTCGGTTGTCGCGAAGACCTCTTGAAAACGTGTCCGGCTCATCTTCAGCTCCGGTCACACGGTGGACACGTGGTGGCTTGTAAGAGTGGGTGTGAGGCGTTCCGTACGGATGAGTTGTGTTGTAGGAATCATTACAATAGTCCTCAGACGTGTCGAGCTTCGAGTCACTCTCTGTTCTTTAAGCACGCGTGTCCTTCGACTATGACTTTTGCTCATGATAGTCCTTCGCTTATGCATGACTGTTCTTCTCCTAGAGAGCTCAAAGTCATCTTCTGCCACTAA
- the LOC111205342 gene encoding uncharacterized protein LOC111205342 → MEEELRDMKAHKAYYNMLHFVANAQQGIPKLCPCGSITKEVVDEEDTYDYLPGKRYFICKDYENDGMHFRQPWVMGMQQEVERLKERFHEQEKLLRECEALKGQVRMLLMRVAELEKRNLPVSN, encoded by the exons ATGGAGGAAGAATTGCGAGATATGAAAGCACACAAAGCATACTACAACATGCTTCATTTCGTTGCAAATGCGCAACAGGGGATTCCCAAGCTGTGCCCCTGTGGATCTATCACGAAGGAGGTCGTCGATGAAGAGGATACATATGACTACCTCCCTGGGAAAAGATACTTCATATGCAAAGACTATGAG AATGACGGGATGCATTTCAGGCAACCATGGGTTATGGGAATGCAACAAGAGGTTGAGAGACTCAAAGAACGTTTTCACGAGCAGGAGAAGCTTCTGCGAGAGTGCGAGGCACTTAAG GGCCAGGTGAGGATGCTGCTTATGCGGGTGGCTGAACTCGAGAAAAGAAACTTACCGGTTTCTAACTAA